Proteins from a genomic interval of Methanobacteriaceae archaeon:
- a CDS encoding alpha-hydroxy-acid oxidizing protein, with translation MKYVCTYCNVFAYDDEKGDLNAILEPGTTFDNISDTWRCPVCGMPKTFLKQISDDVFALKIAAYQGKNAETTDLNYYRNLARKMLTGTCGVYSICDGQRDRICTGQKFGAPIGMGGAGQSRTFETNYNSLHEYRLKMRVVKAHHEPEMSLNIFGKDLVAPIMGASLSGVKLSLNDSIPEKLFYRGLLNGAKTFGSVGLVGNTPTAPEDLGVNTVGENGGWGIPIFKPQSQQKLIQLFKLAEEKDVIAVGVDLEGAGSTFWTSPEKRAYRKSENELQELVDSVEKPVIFKGIMGSEDALKVVDSRASACYVSNHGGRVMDCGQGVAEVLPDVADAISGKITIMADGAVRTGFDVLKMLALGADVALIGRPLAQMAIAGGEIAVKMYLDYVKDDLRRAMILTGCDNLGEISKNILVK, from the coding sequence ATGAAGTATGTGTGCACCTATTGCAATGTTTTTGCCTATGATGATGAAAAAGGAGACCTCAATGCCATTCTGGAGCCAGGTACTACGTTTGATAACATTTCTGACACTTGGAGATGCCCAGTGTGTGGAATGCCCAAAACATTCCTCAAACAGATAAGTGATGATGTTTTTGCTCTAAAAATTGCTGCCTATCAGGGCAAAAATGCTGAAACCACAGATTTAAATTATTACCGTAACCTGGCTCGAAAAATGCTCACAGGTACCTGTGGTGTTTACTCTATCTGCGACGGACAAAGAGATCGAATATGTACTGGCCAGAAATTCGGGGCTCCCATTGGTATGGGTGGAGCTGGTCAATCTCGGACCTTTGAAACCAATTATAATAGCCTACACGAATACCGTTTAAAAATGAGAGTGGTTAAGGCCCACCACGAACCAGAAATGTCTTTAAACATTTTTGGAAAGGATCTGGTTGCTCCCATAATGGGGGCCAGTCTTTCTGGAGTAAAACTCTCTTTAAATGACAGCATTCCTGAAAAATTATTCTATCGTGGGTTGTTAAACGGGGCTAAAACCTTTGGATCAGTTGGTCTAGTTGGAAACACTCCAACCGCTCCCGAAGACCTGGGAGTAAACACCGTGGGAGAAAATGGAGGGTGGGGCATCCCCATATTCAAACCTCAATCCCAGCAGAAATTAATCCAGCTTTTTAAACTGGCTGAAGAAAAGGACGTTATTGCTGTGGGAGTAGATTTAGAAGGGGCGGGTTCCACCTTCTGGACCTCACCGGAAAAAAGAGCGTACCGTAAAAGTGAAAATGAGCTGCAGGAACTGGTAGATTCTGTGGAAAAACCGGTGATTTTTAAGGGGATTATGGGTAGTGAAGACGCCCTGAAGGTGGTAGATTCCAGGGCCAGTGCCTGTTACGTTTCTAATCATGGAGGAAGAGTTATGGATTGTGGTCAGGGCGTGGCCGAGGTTTTACCTGATGTGGCGGATGCTATTTCAGGTAAAATCACCATTATGGCCGACGGTGCCGTGCGTACAGGTTTTGATGTGCTTAAAATGTTAGCCCTAGGTGCTGATGTGGCCCTCATTGGTAGGCCTCTGGCCCAAATGGCTATTGCTGGTGGCGAAATAGCTGTTAAAATGTATTTAGATTATGTTAAAGATGATTTACGTCGGGCTATGATACTCACCGGGTGCGATAATTTGGGAGAAATTAGCAAAAATATTCTGGTAAAATAA
- a CDS encoding lipocalin-like domain-containing protein, translating into MEEDDFNNLDDLTKENIALALWMKEFHADKISPDVKKCILSDKNSPDAFGNRMRHRIQDLLDNPDSFTPSYQKRYQELLKHCSSLSSLQAYAMNHLLGVDSSRGYQKIPEKSNIEFPRDFAPQLGYQVGWHFFVGNCQDTQQRDYGILVSFYHYSLLPPDIAHYFGLTDWENQIFEMQLAVAKAGEEHLQSRPFAIAGTTGLLKFKSQPFSYEAGKNQIISEKKDELFPLTVRAWGVNQGGEKDLEMEVDLKFSSNKDFLLQGNQGCLPCCCDIGTLYYSATNLQLEPGSTLKLDGEEITFEEGKFWFDHQWGNALEPLGNSRCKVVRAASVLNKPSHSRGWDWFMAQFDGDREMTMYAPHTDNNLEFYWLTGPHPPGTMTVDVKGQFIDAENRPVDTKGTLKIDKWVKSVKSSHPEDYFVTNTWYPDHWEFQFQDMVPEDIRHFNLTPIVQGGQTGYNASGAQYSEGGAYIRNLDGELLGKGFAESVYYADAHSNIFHLAGIPDTPQMRELVEPPEASSWLKLKGLLYIAWPPHQKKIKKVLEKCLEQGLPEDFLG; encoded by the coding sequence ATGGAAGAAGATGATTTTAATAACTTGGATGATTTGACAAAGGAAAATATTGCTCTGGCTCTGTGGATGAAAGAATTCCATGCAGATAAAATATCACCTGATGTGAAAAAATGTATTTTGAGCGATAAAAACAGTCCTGATGCATTTGGTAATAGGATGAGGCACAGAATACAGGATTTATTAGATAATCCTGATTCATTCACCCCCAGTTACCAGAAACGGTATCAAGAACTTCTCAAACACTGTTCTTCACTAAGTTCACTGCAGGCTTATGCCATGAATCATCTTTTAGGAGTGGACAGCAGCCGCGGCTACCAAAAAATTCCTGAAAAATCAAATATTGAGTTTCCTCGAGACTTTGCCCCTCAACTGGGTTATCAAGTAGGTTGGCACTTCTTTGTAGGTAACTGCCAGGATACTCAACAGCGGGACTATGGCATTCTAGTTTCATTCTATCACTATTCTTTACTACCCCCAGATATAGCACATTATTTTGGCTTAACAGATTGGGAAAATCAGATTTTTGAGATGCAATTGGCCGTAGCCAAAGCAGGTGAAGAACACCTCCAGAGCAGACCCTTCGCCATTGCAGGTACTACTGGATTATTAAAATTCAAATCACAACCCTTTTCTTATGAAGCCGGGAAAAACCAGATAATATCCGAGAAAAAAGATGAGCTATTTCCTCTCACAGTGCGGGCTTGGGGAGTGAATCAGGGCGGTGAAAAGGATTTGGAGATGGAAGTGGATCTTAAGTTCTCTTCTAATAAGGACTTTCTCTTACAGGGAAACCAGGGATGTCTTCCGTGCTGCTGTGACATCGGGACCCTCTATTATTCTGCCACCAATCTCCAGCTGGAACCAGGCAGCACCTTAAAGCTGGATGGGGAAGAAATAACCTTTGAAGAGGGTAAGTTCTGGTTCGACCACCAGTGGGGCAATGCCCTGGAACCTCTGGGTAACTCCCGGTGCAAGGTGGTTCGGGCCGCTAGTGTTCTGAATAAACCATCACATTCTAGAGGATGGGACTGGTTCATGGCCCAATTCGATGGAGATCGAGAAATGACCATGTATGCACCCCATACAGATAATAACCTGGAATTTTATTGGCTCACTGGGCCCCACCCGCCAGGGACGATGACCGTAGATGTGAAGGGGCAGTTTATTGATGCTGAAAACCGTCCAGTGGATACTAAAGGGACTTTAAAAATCGATAAATGGGTTAAAAGTGTTAAATCGTCCCATCCAGAAGATTATTTCGTCACCAATACTTGGTATCCTGATCACTGGGAATTCCAGTTCCAAGATATGGTTCCGGAAGACATTCGTCACTTCAACCTGACCCCTATTGTTCAGGGAGGCCAAACCGGTTACAATGCCAGCGGCGCCCAGTATTCAGAGGGAGGAGCATATATTAGGAATTTAGATGGTGAACTGCTTGGTAAAGGATTTGCAGAGTCGGTTTATTATGCCGATGCCCATAGCAATATCTTTCACCTGGCCGGCATTCCAGATACTCCTCAAATGCGTGAACTGGTAGAACCCCCTGAAGCATCGTCCTGGTTGAAGTTAAAGGGCTTGTTGTACATAGCCTGGCCACCTCATCAGAAGAAAATTAAAAAAGTACTGGAAAAATGTCTAGAGCAGGGTTTACCTGAAGATTTCCTGGGTTAA
- a CDS encoding rhodanese-like domain-containing protein, with amino-acid sequence MSTIKNINPSETLKLIQNDEIIILDVRAPWEFAEGHIKNAKNLDFTDPDFSDNLKKLDKNKKYLVYCKTGRRGAMALETMKNIGFNNLYNLIGGYKAWNGD; translated from the coding sequence ATGTCCACCATCAAGAATATTAATCCATCAGAGACCCTAAAATTAATACAAAACGATGAAATAATCATTTTGGATGTGAGAGCACCATGGGAATTCGCAGAAGGCCATATAAAAAATGCCAAAAACCTTGATTTCACGGATCCTGATTTTTCTGACAATTTGAAAAAACTGGATAAAAATAAAAAATACCTGGTTTATTGTAAAACAGGCCGCAGAGGAGCCATGGCCCTAGAAACCATGAAAAATATTGGATTTAATAACCTTTATAATTTAATTGGGGGTTATAAGGCCTGGAATGGAGATTAA
- a CDS encoding succinate dehydrogenase/fumarate reductase iron-sulfur subunit, giving the protein MKLKVFRYHEGMGAPHYDMFSLEEEPGMAVLRALFHIQEQFDDSLAFQYSCRGAVCGACAMLINKVPRLACRTQVASLLKGEQQIALSPYPALEEKVGWDPSQEVLVEPLPHFPVVKDLIVDRNAFFKSYKFVEPVLKTVSMPTKEHLMDPSDLPDLELYTNCILCAACYGACPVDGENRDYLGPAALAKLYRFHIDPRDADNRRLAKADIPDGWWACDFHGNCCQVCPKGVPPIMAIGQSQTELMEKKEKSEDKK; this is encoded by the coding sequence ATGAAATTAAAAGTATTCCGTTATCATGAAGGAATGGGTGCTCCCCATTACGATATGTTTTCTTTGGAAGAAGAACCTGGTATGGCAGTTCTTAGAGCATTATTTCATATTCAAGAACAATTTGATGATTCTCTGGCCTTTCAGTACTCTTGCCGGGGCGCGGTCTGTGGTGCTTGTGCCATGCTCATTAATAAGGTTCCCAGGCTGGCCTGTAGGACCCAGGTGGCATCTCTCTTAAAAGGAGAACAGCAAATCGCTTTGTCACCTTATCCTGCACTGGAAGAAAAAGTGGGCTGGGACCCCTCCCAGGAAGTTCTGGTGGAACCACTTCCCCATTTTCCAGTTGTTAAAGATCTTATTGTAGATCGGAATGCTTTTTTTAAATCCTACAAATTCGTGGAACCGGTTCTTAAAACAGTATCTATGCCAACAAAAGAACATCTCATGGATCCTTCTGATTTGCCAGATCTGGAACTTTATACCAATTGTATTCTCTGTGCTGCCTGTTATGGAGCCTGTCCAGTTGATGGAGAAAATAGAGATTATTTAGGTCCAGCTGCTCTAGCCAAGCTTTATAGATTCCATATTGATCCCCGTGACGCAGATAATAGGCGTCTGGCAAAAGCAGATATTCCTGATGGCTGGTGGGCCTGTGATTTCCATGGAAACTGCTGCCAGGTTTGCCCTAAAGGAGTTCCCCCTATTATGGCTATAGGGCAGTCACAGACGGAATTAATGGAAAAAAAAGAAAAATCGGAGGATAAAAAATAA
- a CDS encoding AI-2E family transporter, translating into MTEEYKIPPFLNQIVIIAVVILAFIGMKYIAPIMGPVLISIFIAILIYPFLMWLKKKGFSYNISILITIVATFVLGAGLLAILVDSLSQLAAAAPNITIDPDSILATYANQIIQFLLSNIPFEDIAGIIEIGFFLLFAIIFLIYELPYVKSRLIKGFGKDSPSLKNTFDLIRDFIEYFVIRIKVNLFAAVGFFGVFLLFDINFAILWGILTFVLGFIPYIGIMLAAIPPILIAWAKYGIWGALGITILFVIINTIAESFVFPKLTGKGLQISVYIVFISLFIWGWLMGLIGMFLAVPLTIVVIKYLDNFEETRWLALLMTTDDEEKKEEVENEENPS; encoded by the coding sequence ATGACTGAAGAATATAAAATACCGCCTTTTTTGAATCAGATTGTTATCATAGCCGTGGTTATATTAGCTTTTATAGGAATGAAATACATTGCTCCAATCATGGGGCCAGTGCTCATTTCTATTTTCATTGCCATACTCATTTATCCGTTTCTAATGTGGCTTAAAAAGAAAGGATTTTCTTACAATATATCTATTCTTATAACCATAGTGGCCACCTTTGTACTAGGAGCGGGCCTATTGGCAATTCTAGTGGATAGTTTAAGTCAGTTGGCAGCAGCAGCACCTAACATAACCATCGATCCTGATTCTATCCTGGCCACTTATGCCAATCAAATCATCCAATTCCTCCTCTCCAATATACCCTTTGAAGATATAGCTGGTATTATAGAGATAGGGTTCTTTTTACTATTTGCCATTATATTTCTAATATATGAGCTGCCTTATGTAAAATCCAGGCTTATAAAAGGGTTTGGTAAAGATAGTCCCTCCTTAAAGAACACTTTTGACCTGATTAGGGACTTTATTGAATACTTTGTAATTCGGATAAAAGTGAACCTATTCGCAGCTGTGGGCTTTTTCGGTGTTTTTTTACTCTTTGATATAAATTTTGCCATCCTCTGGGGAATATTAACCTTTGTCTTGGGATTTATCCCCTATATTGGAATTATGCTAGCAGCCATACCACCTATTCTTATAGCCTGGGCCAAATATGGAATATGGGGTGCATTGGGTATCACCATCCTGTTCGTGATAATTAACACCATTGCCGAAAGTTTTGTATTCCCTAAACTCACAGGTAAAGGACTTCAAATATCTGTTTACATAGTATTTATCTCCTTATTCATCTGGGGCTGGCTTATGGGATTAATAGGAATGTTTCTGGCCGTGCCTTTGACTATAGTAGTTATAAAGTATCTGGATAATTTTGAGGAAACCCGCTGGTTAGCTTTACTCATGACCACCGATGATGAAGAAAAAAAAGAGGAAGTTGAGAATGAAGAAAATCCTTCTTAA
- a CDS encoding FAD-binding protein, which translates to MDIKPLEKEKISYSELEELEKECPSQEKEKKNGISSLDDEKDIISKNILSDIHQYDVIIIGGGLTGLRAALQVSNAQLKVAIISKVHPLRSHSVAAQGGMNASLANVPGENETVDNWKIHAYDTVKGSDYLADQDAVEIMCREAPSTVIELEHMGTAWSRLENGKIAQRPFGGAGFPRTCYAADRTGHNALHTLYEQVISIDIPIYEDFFVTSLVTENEYCVGCTALEIRTGKVHGFQASAVLMATGGFGRLFNSSTNALINTGDGQSLALNAGVSLKDMEFIQFHPTTLYGTNILITEGARGEGGILINKNGERFVENYAPNSLDLAPRDVVARTIDIEIAEGRGFKGGYVHLDLRHLGEELIKERLPGIRQISIDFAGVDPINEPIPIQPGQHYSMGGIDADKDGKTSLKGFYAAGECACISVHGANRLGGNSLLETVVFGRLVGDAIIEEISKGPNKEQENLEPLKKAITKIDSKLKNILSRKTSENQFKIKESLNKTMSSKFGIFRDRVVMEKGILEIEEIKKKLSQVKIDNKELALNQAIIRLLELEYLVQLAETVAFAAMKREESRGSHARTDYPSRDDKKFLKHTLTSLQNKKISVSYKPVVLGMFKPQERVY; encoded by the coding sequence TTGGACATTAAACCCCTGGAAAAAGAAAAAATATCCTATTCTGAATTAGAAGAATTAGAAAAAGAATGTCCTTCGCAGGAAAAAGAAAAAAAGAACGGTATTTCAAGCTTAGATGATGAAAAAGATATTATTTCTAAGAATATTTTGTCCGATATTCATCAATATGATGTTATTATAATAGGCGGCGGCCTTACTGGACTTAGAGCTGCACTGCAAGTGTCTAATGCTCAGCTAAAAGTGGCCATAATCAGTAAAGTTCATCCCCTGCGTTCTCATTCTGTGGCTGCACAGGGTGGAATGAATGCTTCCCTGGCCAATGTTCCTGGTGAAAACGAAACCGTGGATAACTGGAAAATTCACGCCTATGACACGGTAAAAGGATCTGACTATCTGGCCGATCAGGACGCCGTGGAAATAATGTGTCGAGAGGCCCCCTCAACAGTTATTGAATTGGAACACATGGGAACTGCTTGGTCACGCTTAGAAAATGGTAAAATTGCTCAGCGGCCATTTGGGGGAGCTGGTTTTCCAAGAACATGTTATGCTGCAGATAGAACCGGGCATAATGCGCTCCATACCTTGTATGAACAAGTCATATCAATAGATATTCCTATATATGAAGATTTTTTTGTAACTTCACTAGTAACTGAAAATGAGTATTGTGTGGGTTGCACTGCCCTGGAAATTCGTACTGGGAAAGTTCATGGCTTCCAGGCATCAGCTGTGCTTATGGCCACCGGAGGGTTTGGTAGATTATTTAATAGTTCCACCAATGCCCTTATAAATACAGGTGATGGACAATCATTAGCCTTAAATGCTGGAGTATCCTTAAAAGATATGGAATTTATCCAATTCCACCCTACCACACTATATGGAACAAATATTTTGATAACCGAAGGGGCCCGTGGTGAAGGAGGCATTCTTATTAATAAAAATGGGGAGCGTTTCGTGGAGAATTATGCTCCTAATTCATTGGATCTGGCGCCTCGAGATGTGGTGGCCCGAACCATAGACATCGAGATTGCTGAGGGAAGAGGATTTAAAGGAGGATATGTTCATTTGGATCTGCGCCATCTGGGTGAGGAACTTATAAAAGAGCGTTTACCAGGTATAAGGCAAATATCTATTGATTTTGCTGGAGTGGACCCAATTAATGAACCAATACCAATCCAGCCAGGGCAGCATTATTCCATGGGAGGAATTGATGCAGATAAAGATGGGAAAACATCTCTTAAAGGATTTTATGCAGCAGGTGAATGTGCATGTATAAGTGTCCATGGAGCCAACCGATTGGGAGGCAATTCACTATTAGAAACTGTTGTTTTTGGGCGACTGGTGGGTGATGCAATAATAGAAGAAATTTCTAAAGGCCCAAACAAAGAACAGGAAAATCTGGAACCCCTGAAAAAGGCCATTACGAAAATAGATAGTAAACTAAAAAATATATTATCTAGAAAGACCAGTGAAAATCAGTTCAAAATTAAAGAGTCCTTAAATAAGACTATGTCCAGTAAATTCGGAATATTTCGTGACCGAGTAGTAATGGAAAAAGGCATCTTAGAGATAGAAGAAATTAAAAAGAAATTATCACAGGTCAAAATAGATAATAAAGAACTGGCCTTGAACCAGGCAATTATCCGTTTATTAGAGCTAGAATATCTGGTTCAACTGGCAGAAACCGTGGCATTTGCTGCCATGAAACGAGAAGAAAGTCGTGGTTCCCATGCCAGAACAGATTATCCTTCACGTGATGATAAAAAATTCCTTAAACATACCCTTACCTCTTTACAAAATAAAAAAATTTCAGTTTCCTATAAGCCGGTTGTTCTAGGTATGTTTAAACCCCAGGAGCGTGTTTACTAA